In the Drosophila biarmipes strain raj3 chromosome X, RU_DBia_V1.1, whole genome shotgun sequence genome, one interval contains:
- the LOC108024207 gene encoding ras-related protein Rab-18 — MADRAIKLLVIGESGVGKSSLIRRFVENKFDENHDVTIGMDFKSKVMNVDGIDYKVALWDTAGAERFRSLTPSFYRKALGAILVYDITNRDSLVKLEAWLAELDSYSDNPNIAIIVVGNKIDQERVVDREEGRKFARKHRALFIETSAKCDQFVSDVFKDVVEKIVSSEYFNNSNGSGGLDIASNRDLEESASTCYC; from the exons ATGGCTGATCGGGCTATCAAGCTGCTGGTGATCGGGGAGAGCGGCGTGGGCAAGTCGAG TTTGATCCGCCGCTTCGTGGAGAACAAGTTCGACGAGAACCATGACGTCACGATTGGCATGGACTTCAAGAGCAAGGTGATGAACGTGGACGGAATCGACTACAAGGTGGCCCTCTGGGACACGGCGGGGGCCGAGAGATTCCGCAGTCTGACGCCCAGCTTCTACAGAAAGGCCCTGGGGGCCATTCTAGTGTATGACATTACCAACCGCGACTCCCTCGTAAAGCTGGAGGCCTGGCTGGCCGAACTGGACAGCTACAGCGACAATCCCAACATCGCTATCATAGTGGTGGGCAACAAGATCGACCAGGAGCGCGTGGTGGATCGGGAAGAGGGCCGCAAGTTCGCCAGGAAGCACAGAGCCCTTTTCATCGAGACCTCGGCCAAATGCGATCAGTTCGTCAGCGATGTGTTCAAGGATGTCGTGGAGAAG ATTGTCTCCTCCGAGTACTTCAACAATAGCAACGGCTCCGGCGGTCTGGACATCGCCAGCAATCGGGATCTGGAGGAAAGCGCTTCCACGTGTTACTGTTGA